The Panicum virgatum strain AP13 chromosome 3N, P.virgatum_v5, whole genome shotgun sequence genome includes the window GGCTAGAGATCACGGTTGGATTGTGGACTTCCACGGGGTGGATTGTGGACTTCCAAGCAATCAGACGATATTGTGAGCTGAAGAGGCACTTGAAACTTGATCTAAAATTAAATTGAGATTAAATGGTAATTAAAGAAAATTATATTGTTAGGGAGGCCATGGCCCGCCACTAGGCTTCACCTTCTTCGTTCAGGGACTTCTGGGTGGTGTCGTAGGAAATGATACTTCTAGGAACGTTCCTTTCTCTGCTGGCTTTCCTTAGCTTCCTCTCGATGTTTAGGTGGTGTTGTAGTTTTGCAGAGTCTGACATCCTTGCCCGCAACCTGACGGCGCTTTGGTGGGTGATGCTTAACGCAGCAGCCTGCCTGCAGCAACCTGGAGAACGTGGAGTCCGTGAAGGTTTGAATCGCTTGGACTTCGTCACGGCCGGCATGTTACACTTTCACTTGGTCAGCGttttattattaaaaaaaagttCGAAGGTCCCCCGGGCGCAATAGATTTCTCGGCAAGGCAACTAGCCTCCCAGCCTTTCCTTCTGATCGTGTGATTAAGAAAAGGAGGCGGCTATATTACGGCCGGCCGTTATTATGCACTTCCGTACGGCCTATCTATATTTGGGGAAAAAAACCTGAACTGGCTAATTCCTGTTTTGTCGCCAGCAACAAATGTTTGGTCCGCGCCTCTCTATAGCCCAAACCAAATCAACACAGGCCCACATACCTTTGGGCGGCCCATTTTCTCTACCCCTGTCGTGTGCTAAGTTGCTTAGAACTTCCTCGTCCCCTTTCGCCGGCGCCGACCAAACTGCCCACCGCcagcagaaaaagaagaagcaagaaaCAAAAAGAAGTGCCTCTCGCCTGATGAAggcaacaacaacaagaaaCAGAATTGCTCAAGTACCTTGAGTGCTGCATCAACATCACAGAAAGGTAATGTGTTGCCTTGAGATCTGTATGAACATTATTCATCAGATTCACCCAGAAAAAGTTTGGTTTAgggttgcccccccccccacacaggTAGATCTGAATTGACTCCAAACCGAGGAATAGCTATCATGTTTTAGTCCATTCACAAACTAAAAAAGGACTGCATGGTTCTAAATTGCCTCTCCAGCCTGCATCCATCATTAGTTTGCAGTGCTGCTCATGCCTTCTCTTTACCTGTAGGAAAAACAATGAATCTTTTTAGTCTATTATGCATTTTTGTTATGACTTTGTTGCATGTTTTACAAaaaaatgcatttgtaggggAAAAAGACCATGGATTTGAATCAGTTTCCTTCAGAAGTTGATTTTGATTTCCTGGATGCTGTTAATACAAGTCCTTCCTACTGCACTCAAGTACCTTTGGTTGATGCAAGTTTAGAAGGTGATGAGCACAATGGCGTTGACAATCCATCAAATGCTGACGCTACAACCCAAAATGCAGATGGTTGTCCGCTTAACAACCAAGAATCTACTGTTGTTACAGAAGAGGTTATGGAAGATATTTGGTTGACACCACCAGTGCCATACACAAGGCAAGCATTTTCCACTAAACAGGAAGCAAGAGAGTTCTACAATTCATATGCAAAGAGGATTGATTTTTCTGTTCGTACTAGTCCTACACGGCTATCAGGGGTGAACAGAGAGCAGAACAAGGTTGAGTTCGTTTGCAACAAAGAGGGGCGACAGAGGAAAACGAAGGAAGAGCAACCAGTTGCTGAAACTGATGATAGCAATTTTGATGAAGATTCAGATCATAATGATTGCGATGAGGGagcagaaaagaagaagaagttggATGGCGGCAAAAAGAGAAAGAGGGAAAAGATGATGCATACAGACTGTAAAGCCAAAATGGTTGTCAAACTGATTGCTGGCAAATGGCATGTGATAAACTTTGTGCCAGATCACAACCTTGACCTTGTTTTGAAGCCATCACTGAAAAACTTCCTAAGGTCTCACAAGGGGATACCTAAAGAGGAGAAGGATTTCATTGCATTGTTGCATGGGTCCAACTTACGCACTGGTCGTATAATGCAACTTATGAACGAGTTTTATGGCTCTATGCAGCTAGTTCCATATGAAGGAAAAGATGTTAGCAACTTTCGTTCCACCATTAGGAAAGCTGAAAAGTACAAAGATGTTCAGGAGACCTTGGACTACTTTAAGGAGCTAGAAGATCAAGATGCTGAATTCTTTTACAAGATAAAGCTTGACGAAGATAACAGAGTTGGATGCCTGTTTTGGGTTGATGGAGCTGCAAGGCATGCCTACATTGAATTGTACAATGATTTGGTGTCTTTTGATGCTACCTATATGACAAACATGTATGATATGCCCTTTGCTCCATTTATTGGGATCAACAAGCATGGGCAGTCCTTCATGCTGGGGTGTGGCTTCATAAGAGATGAAAAAACCCCTAGCTATGTGTGGCTGTTTGAAACATTCCTAGGAGCAATGCAGGGCAAAGCGCCTGTGAGCATAATAACTGACCAAGATGGTGCTATGAGGTGTGCAATCGCGCAGACATTTCCAAATACAAATCACAGGAACTGTCGGTGGCACATAATGGACAAATTTACTGGAACAATAGGCCCTATCCTTGATAAAGATGAAAAACTGGAAGATGACTTCAAGGAATGCATGAACTACACCGTTAGTCCAGATGAATTTGAAGCAAAGTGGTCTGCTATGATCAGCAAATATAATTTGCAAGAGAATGTTCATTTCCAACATCTTTATGCAATCCGTAGCAGTTTTGTGCCAGCTTACTACATGCATTGTTTTTACCCGTTCTTGTAATCGACTCAGAGTAGTGAGGGGTTTAATGCTGTGCTGAAAAAGTATGTGAACCCAAACATGTCGATTCTGCACTTTGTTAGGCAGTACCAAAAGTTTCAAGAGAAGTGTTTGGTGGCTCAAGATGGGCAAGACTTCAGAACTGATGATAAGGAGAGGAGAAGGTGGTCTAGATACCCAATTGAGAAACACGCGTCAACTGTGTACACTAAGAACCTATTCTACAGATTCTCAAATGAATTTGAAAAAACTGCTGAATATGATGTGACGCCTGAAGGTCAGTTCCAATATTTGCTTGTGCCGAACAGCAATTTTGTCTACGGCTATGGAAAAAGGACATATCTTGTGACAGCCGTGGTGGAGGAAGAAAGTTACTACTGTGAGTGCAGCAAGTTTGATAGGGATGGGATGCTTTGTTGCCATATAATGAAGATCTTAACAAGATTGGGAGTGAAGAATATACCACAACGCTACATATTGAAGAGATGGACGCAAGAAGCAATTCAAGGGGGTGAGAATGCTGAGCCTAATGCACATGTGCCTGCTGAATTCATAGCCCGTGGCATGCCCCTCAACACCAAAAGGACTTTGTGGTTCACCAATCTATCTACAGCTTTTGCAAGTTTAGCAGTTGAGGGGTGTGTTTCGAAGGAGACCTACACTGTTATGGACAATCACATAAAGTTGATGCAAGATGAAATTGCTGAGATCAAATTGAGGAAAAAAGCAATGCTCGAAAGGCACGGGAAGCTAATCGAGCAAGGTCTATCAACGCAGATGGGTCTAATGGTGCTGCTAATATGGGTATAATTGGTTCAACTGATACACAAGTTGTGTTTGATCCTATGGTGCAAAATATTTCAACGCACCATGAAGCAGGTGTGACTGAAGACACAGGTGGTTTGGCCCCTCTCCCAGCAGGTGCATTTTTTGCTGCAGCAAAAAAGACATTTTTTATGTCTTCTATCCTGTTAAAAAGGGGAGTTTATATCTGTTAATGGAAACCTTGTTTTTATTTTCAGGTGATGCCCCTGTTACCATCTATGGTGATTTCGATGGCGCTAGTGCAATGACTACAGGTGTCGACAACCCCCCAAGATCAAAAGTCAAAGGGCGCAAGAAGGAGAAAAGGTTTAAAAAAGGGATGAATGCTGGAtcaaaaagaaagaacaagTGCAGCCTTTGCAAAAGCACTAACCATAATGCTGCAAAGTGCCCAACGAAAGAGGGAGAAGGTTTGGTGTTAGGATCTGTTGCTGTGGAATaggctttttttttgaagagaatGGAATCAAACAATAGCTTGGTGGTGCCTAAAATAGTTGCTTAAAATACGGCTTCAGTACACCCTGATACTATTACGGCATTATGTATTTTTTTCATATGCTAAAAAAGGACTAGGGGAATGTGTTCAATTGCCTAGTGCTTACAACTGAAATGCTATTGATAATGTGAGAAACTGCATACATACCCTTGAGTGTCATTTCCAGGTTTAGCATCTCTTCCCAGTCTGTGTTGTTTTCATCATAGGTCACCCACTTGTGTGTCAAAATCTTTCGAATCCTGGGCATGTCACCCTCTTGGATATTGCACACTGTGCGCCCATCATAATACTCTGCGTTCATCAGCATGTGGAACCCGCAGTCGTGGCTGAGTGTTGTCGTCAAAAAAATGACAAGAGGGAGCATGTAAGTTTTGCGTGTGTTGGGAGGGGGGTGTGGGGTACATGTACAACAGgcatgaaaaggaaaaaaaagagttaCTTACTTGTTTGTCTGTTTTGGGATTGGAATATCCACAATTTCGTATTTGTCGATTGGGTTTTTTGTGTCAAGATAATATATCTTCCACAGAGATTTTATTGCATTGGTGATCTTGTTACAACATTCAGCCAGCTTCCCGTTTTCTAGATTCCTCATAGAGTCCAACACTTCAAACCTTTTATTGCGCAAATTAAGCACAATCAGAAAGTAATGCCCGGAATGTTCATCAGACTGTACTAGCTTTTGTAGAACTGGGAAGAGaatctgtaaaaaaaaatgtGTCCAGCATCATGCAGAAAATTCACCATTGCAGAGAAGGACAGGTGTGGCAAAAAAAGGAAATAATGTGCAGAAAAAAAGCAAAACACATAGATAATAGTGTGCAGTGTTATATACCAGTTGTCTGTGGTCCAGGTGGTTTGACTCCTTCTTAAACACTTGTGTTACGGCTGCCATCCCACTTTGGTTGTGCTGCAAAAATGTCTGCATTGGCATGTGATATTGCAAATAAGTTGCCTTCTTAGAGAAAAAAATGCCTTCAGAACATTACTAAATTActcgggtgggggggggggaggggctcACTGAAACGTGAAGTGGTAGAACCTGTCTTGTGGCTCCCCTTTTCTTCTTGCCATTAATGACATAGATGCCGATCTCTGCGACAGTATTCTTTAGCTTCCCACCTGGTTTAACTGAGTCTGCAAGATGGCCCAATGAAGCGAAGTTGAAAATGTAGTTTATTATGGGTTGCCTGTAAAAAAACAATGTTGTAGATCATATTTTGTGGGCTATAAAAACTCTTTAAATAGGGATCAGAAAGGGGAGTTTACATACTCGCTGCTCTTCGACCTGGTGAACCTTCTAGCAAACATGCAAACGGCATCATATACCTTGCACACTTCCTTGCTGCACTTGAAGGGCATTCTCCTTGGCTCAATCGGAACGTACGGGGATTGCAATGCTGCACCCAGTTTGAATGCTCTTCTCGGTGGAGGAACACACAAAGGTGTGATAGAAGAATCACCCTCTACTGATGCAGCAGCAGTTATCCCCGCTGCTTGTGGGGTTGGTGCTGCATGCATTGTTGGCTTGTTGTTTGGTGCTGAAATTGGATTGTAGCACTTGTTGCTTGTAGGGTCTTCTATGCTTTGTGAGTTTGATGTTGAGCCTTTGTGTTGCTTTGCTTTTGCTTGTTCATGAACCCGAATAGCTTCCGCTTCCCATAATAAATATTCCTCGTCAGGTAGGCCGTCCAGTGTCCATATAGAATctgaaaaacaaataaaaaagggaGGGCAAAATATGTTAGCTGTGTTACAACGTTGTTGCCTACTAACTTTAATTAGTTTGTCTACATATATAATCACCATaatcacccccccccccgaccaAACAAGTGTTAATCATTTTGCTTTCCTCCAATGTTTCCTACGGTGTCTCTACTCTTATTTGCAGGCAACTTAAACTAATCTAACAAGCAAATTGGTCAGTTAGGTTCAgcatttttgtgtttaaactttAGCAATAACAGTATGAGGATCCATCAAAAAATGGGAATGCATCATGCTACTTAGTGCATTTATCGAGGCGATAATGTGTTAAGAACATGGCAAATTCAGTGTATTTGTCTAGATaaaatttctgaatttttagatATGCAACTCAATATGTATTAACAGTCCGTAAAAAATTGAGTGTGTTGCTTGACCAGAACTTACCGGTTTTGCCGGTAGGAGGTGTGGGTGGGCAAGTCTCAAGGGGTGTGGCCTCTTCAATTGACTTCATGATATCAAACTCAGGGACGTCGACAGGGAAGTCCCAGGGGCGGACCTTGGAGCTGCTTGCTGACTCTAGTACAACATTAGCTCTCGCTTTATCCATCCCAGGTGTGCTGCTGGATTGTTTTGTGGTGTTATTGTTCTTGTCATCTTGAACTGCATTAGTTCTTGGAGTGGCAATGTGATGCTTGCTGACTGTTGGCACACTCTTCTTGGAGCTGCAACCTTTGTTAGTTGCAACATTGTTCTTGTCAGCTTTAGCTACACTAGTTGGGATGTCTGGCAGCTTTAGTCTTGCATGTCTGGCATCAACGTTGCCTAGTTTCTGCACTACTGGAGATTTCTCTGGTGGTAAACATTCAGCTATTCCTTGAGGTGCTGCTGCAGAACTTCCTTGTACATTTTTTGTTGCAATGGACTGAAACCTTTTTAGCCTTGTGCTGAGTGGAACGagatcttcattttcttctaTATATGGGGCATCCCCAGGTGCATCTACACCAGCAGGTTCACCCTCAGGGGGCGGTCCTATGCTTCCATCATCGCTGTTGTCCTCCATACCATCTTCTTCACTGTAGTATGAATCCTCAGATTCTTCCTCTGTCTCATCTTCTTTGTAGTCTGGATCCTCagattcttcttcttcatcatcgtgTTTCAATACCCTCCTGCGCTTGGGTCTACTAGTACTTGCTATAGCAGTTTCTTCTGCGGCACACAAATCTTGGATGAATGTGCCTAGAATCTCTGTGACACCGCTGAGGGCTTTGCTTACAGCTTCGcagattttccttttcttctacaaaaaaagaaaaggttgGATGAAATCATCAAGCTGCGTTCCCGTGCTGCATTAACCTACATAGACCATGAGCTTGGGGGTGTGGGGATGCTGCATTCCATTCTAAAATAATTGCTTTACTTGTAGCATTAACCTACATAGACCTTGACATGTAACAAAAAATAGATAGATATTGGCTCTGCTAGCTGTCTTGGCACTTTTGAAGTTACAAATCTGCTAATATCATCCATCTGCAGACTGAAACCTGCCCCCACTGAATGATGAGATTGTTTCAACtgaacaagaaaagaaaaggtgattATTCAGTTTGGCACGTAATGCAATGGTGTGTGTGGAAAAAAAGAGTGATGGAAGGCCGCCCAATATTGCTGTTATTCTTTTGGTATACCTTCAGTTTGCCGAAAGAGCCATTGCGATTTCTGTCCAGCTTGATGACCTGATCAATAAGTGTCCCTGTCCAAACAGAGACCCTTGGAGTACCAGTGAGGACTTGTATATTAGGAAGATCTAGTGAGTCTGCATACAAAatctgaaaaagaaaaagaaaaaaaatagatacAATGAGACTGCGTGCATGTATTAACTACAATAAATCTAGTGAATCTGGGAAACACGTATTACTGCAGGTGGAAAACAAAGTGAAACTTACAACAAGTAGAAGAATGCAACCCCTCacagaattttttttgttcatcTTTATAGCTGCATCCTTCAGCTGATTCACCACGAACTCACACCAGTTCAACTTCTTCACAGCTGAGAGGTCGACTAAGGCAGGGTAGCATCGAGGGCTTATTGCCAAGCTGGTCGGTGGGCACAAGAATGTTGAAATAGCTATCATCAGCCAACCTCTCAGGTAATCTTCGTCTGCAGTCTTGCTGTTTTTCAGCATCTCCATTATTTGTTCAATCTTTGGTGCTGATCCATGAATGGTGTCATACTTGCTCTGTATGGAGTTTATTGCGTCAACATCAAGCTCATACATCACCTTCCCCCCTTTATTTAGCAAATTGAAAATACAAGCAACTGAATCTGGTGTGACGGGAATTCTACCACGTCCTGGAAACACTAACTCTGAAGCTTCGGGATCAAAACACTCAACAAAAAGCCAGTTTGCAAactcagctggtattgtggggCATGGGATGTAAGTAGTCCACCAAAATTGATATCGCGTATCATCTTGTGCTGGGGTTCACTCATCCATACATCCAGTTTGACGAGTCTAGCGGGTGATGCCCTGTTCCTTGGAATAGTGTTTATGAGAGACATATTCAATGAACTTTGCCCCTCCCCCCCCAAAATGAAAATATTGCATGAATATGACTGCTAAATGAAAAAGGTTTAGAGACATATTCAGTAGATTTTGCCGAAATCTAATGAACAAAAAAGCCTCTGCTGAATAGTATTTTTCCTAATGAAACACATGAATGTGACTCAAGCTGAAGTGCTAAAAGAATTGGTATTGAAAACACAGCGCTAAATTGGAGTTGAATAATTACAAAACTACTTGTACGTCAACTTAAAAATGATAGAACTATAGAAGAATACAACTGCTGGTAGTTTGTATGTGCATGAATATGAATAATGATGAAAAAACAGTTGAGAGAAATATTCAATGGATTTTTGCTTAATCTAATGAACAAAGATGCCTTTGCTGAAAAGGTATTTTGCCTAATGAAATTAATTAATATGCCTCCTGCTGAAAAAAGTACTGAATTGGTATTGAGTAATCACAGAACTGCTTGCATATCAAACTTAAGAAAAAGATGCTGGGAAAAATACAAATGATGTTAGTTGTATATTACCTAGTACTTTGCATGGTTCAGAAAATCATATTATTGCATAAGTCGGGATCATGTTATTGCCTAGTGGTGGAGATTATTTTTGCCTAATCAAAGTGCCTGAAAATGGATACTGCTGATAAAAACAACATGAAATCAGAAAATGCGAGGGGCATACAGCGTCAAATGATGGCGCGCAATCTTGTTTCTTCCTTGGCATTGTGATTGTCTTAGAAAAATAAGAGTTCCCTAGGGGTTCTGTACTTTACAAAGGAAAAAGAGGGTTAGTAGCTGAATCTATGATTTATTTTTACAAACATGATATACAGATATATGAATCATACAGACATGATATGCAGATATGTGAATCATACAGATATGAAGAACAAAATATAGCTGCGTCTATGATTTCTTTTCACCAACACCACAAAACACACAACCGCTACAAAAGGGAAGGCCTGATTCGGGTGAGAATATCTACATAATCCAGAAACCTACAGAACTGGATCCCCTCCCCGTACCCTGAAAAAAGCCCCCATGCCAAATGCTACTCATTCGCCTATCTGATTTTACTACATCCCCTCCTCCTACAGGAATCTAATAAAAAAACATTGCATCATGAACTTGATTCCTATCTAAGCAAAAAAAACAGATTCAAACTCGATTCCTATATGATTATGAACTTGATGATTTTCAGATGGGGGAGGGGGCACACGCGTTTGCCTAACTCTGAACCAGCACAAACTGGCCTAGATCTCCCCCCCAAAAAAGCCCCCACACCAAAATGTTACTCCGTGGATGACATCCACCAACAAAAAATAGAGGTGAACTCCATCCCCACCCCAAAAGCCCTCCCCTGATCTTATCCCCTACAACAGATGCTGCTATATCCCGTGGATGCGCTCACCTATCTGATCTACACTTTCTGCAAGTTCG containing:
- the LOC120665836 gene encoding uncharacterized protein LOC120665836, producing MEDNSDDGSIGPPPEGEPAGVDAPGDAPYIEENEDLVPLSTRLKRFQSIATKNVQGSSAAAPQGIAECLPPEKSPVVQKLGNVDARHARLKLPDIPTSVAKADKNNVATNKGCSSKKSVPTVSKHHIATPRTNAVQDDKNNNTTKQSSSTPGMDKARANVVLESASSSKVRPWDFPVDVPEFDIMKSIEEATPLETCPPTPPTGKTDSIWTLDGLPDEEYLLWEAEAIRVHEQAKAKQHKGSTSNSQSIEDPTSNKCYNPISAPNNKPTMHAAPTPQAAGITAAASVEGDSSITPLCVPPPRRAFKLGAALQSPYVPIEPRRMPFKCSKEVCKVYDAVCMFARRFTRSKSSEQPIINYIFNFASLGHLADSVKPGGKLKNTVAEIGIYVINGKKKRGATRQVLPLHVSTFLQHNQSGMAAVTQVFKKESNHLDHRQLILFPVLQKLVQSDEHSGHYFLIVLNLRNKRFEVLDSMRNLENGKLAECCNKITNAIKSLWKIYYLDTKNPIDKYEIVDIPIPKQTNNHDCGFHMLMNAEYYDGRTVCNIQEGDMPRIRKILTHKWVTYDENNTDWEEMLNLEMTLKGKEKA